A segment of the Methanomassiliicoccaceae archaeon DOK genome:
TATTTAGTCTATTCATAATAGAGTAATTTGCTGACTTATTTATATAGTGAAGTTATAAATAATTAGAATCAAGGACCTAAGTACAAATAATTAATTTTATCTATTATTGCATACAATACAAGTTCGACAACACGAGTTCAAATAAGGCATAACCGGAATCACCCGAAAGGGTCCCGCAATTGGCGGGGATCTCGTTTGTCAATATTTTTTAATTTGAAGCTATTAACATCATAATAGTCGGTATTCCATAATAGGAAATTGTTTGCATTTGAAACACATCCACACTCACAATGATCATCTACAGCGACACCAAATCAGGTTTTATCGATGACATAGTCAACGGAGTCCTGGACGAGAAGCTGGAGTCGCTGATGACGGAGCGTTTCGGCAAGGGCACCTCGGATGGCGAGCTCCGCGCCTGGCGCAATTCCCTGACGTACATGGGCAACATAATCGGGGCCTCATCGATTCCCGCGGATTCGGGCATCGCCATCGAATACGGCATCCCGTACACATCGAAGCGCGTCGACCTCATCGTCACAGGGCTGAACGAGTCGGGAGGGAACTCCGCCGTCATCGTGGAGCTGAAGCAGTGGGCCTCTGCGGAGGCGGTTCCGGGCAAGGACGGGGTGGTCCGCACACTCGTCGGAGGCGGCATCCACGAGGTCGCGCATCCGTCGTACCAGGCATGGTCGTACGCGGAGGCGATCGAGGACTTCAACGCCGATGTCCGCGACAGGGGCGTTGTGCTCGCCCCCTGCGCGTGTCTCCACAACTACAATCCGCCCACGCCCGACCCGCTGGCATCAGACGCATACGCGGAGTACACGTCGAGAGCTCCGATGTTCACAAAGCACCAGGGGTCCGACCTGAAGGGCTTTCTCGAGAGGTTCATCAGGAAGGGGGACGGTGGCGAGACGATATTCATATTGGACCGGGGGAGGCTCAAGCCTTCCAAGTCCCTACAGGATGTTCTCTCATCCATGATGCGCGGCAACAGGGAGTTCACGCTCCTGGACACGCAGAAGGTGGTCTACGAGGAGGTCCTCCACCAGGTCAGGGCTATCGCCCGCGGAGGAGGGAAGAGGACGATCGTCATCCGCGGCGGCCCAGGGACGGGGAAGACCGTTCTCGCCGTCAACCTACTGTCCGACATAACCTCGCTCGGGATGTCCTCCCTGTACGTGTCCAAGAACGCCGCGCCCAGGAACGTCTACAGCGTGCGGCTCAAGGGACAGAAGAGGGGACGCAGCCGTGTCGACAAGCTGTTCGTTGGTTCCGGGAGCTTCGTCAACGCGGAGGCGGATGTGTTCGACGTTCTCCTGGCGGACGAGGCCCACAGGCTCAACGAGAGGAGCGGTCTCTACCAGAACCTCGGTGAGAACCAGGTGATGGAGATCATCCGGGCGTCGAAGCTGTCCGTCTTCTTCATCGACGAGGACCAGAGGGTGACCCTCAGGGACATCGGAACGGTGGACGAGATCAGGAGGTACGCGAGGCTGCTCGGTTCCACGGTGACGGAGATGGAGCTCGACTCCCAGTTCAGATGCTCGGGATCGGACGGATACCTCTCATGGCTCGACAGCGTTCTGCAGATCCGCGAGACCGCCAACCTGGATCTCGAGGATCCCGGGTTCGCGTACGACTTCAGGGTCTACGACGATCCGAACGAGATGAGGGCCGACATAGAGGAGAGGAACGCCGCGAACAACAGGTCCAGGCTGGTCGCCGGATACTGCTGGAACTGGATCTCCAAGGGGAAGGACGATTCGGATGTGCACGACGTGACCATCCCGGAGCACGGGTTTGGCATGAGCTGGAACCTCGGAAGCACCGAGACCTGGGCCATAGACGAGGGGTCGATCAACGAGATCGGCTGCATACATACCTGCCAGGGGCTGGAGTTCGATTATGTCGGGGTGATAATCGGCGACGACCTGAGATACGAGGACGGGAAGGTGGTCACGGACGCATCCAGGAGGGCGAAGACCGACCAGTCGCTGAAGGGCCTGAGGAAGCGGTACCCCGACGAGGACGAGGCTGGCAGGGTGGCGGACAGGATCATCAAGAACACGTACAAGGTGCTGATGTCCAGGGGGATGAAGGGCTGCTACGTCTACTGCACCGATCCCGGCATGAGGGAGCACCTGAGGAAGAGGTCGATGACCGATCGGAACCTGTTTTGAAGGAACCCCACATCCGATGCCTGCCGATTCCATGACGGTGACAGAATCCATTCGGATGCCATGTAGCAGTTGACGTCCGGACTGTGATCGAAGTTTGTCGTGAAGTGAAACACAACGTCTGATCCGGAACCACTGCCCTGTCGCTTGCTCACAATGACCATCCTGAGACGGGTTCTCCGGGATTCAGGCGAGTCCTTCCTTCCTGAGATAGCGGTCGAAGTCCTCGCTCTCCCCAATTTGTCCTATGAACAGCTTGTCGGAACGGTTGATTCTGAACTCCCAGCCTGACCAGTAAAAGTAAATCAGGTCGGGAGTTCAGAGTGATATGTTAGTGTCTGTGTTCCGATTGTTGTTTCCAAGGGCACTATCGGTTTCAACCGATAAACTCGGTCTTTAAGATTTAACACAGTTTCATGTCCACTGTGATTGCAGCGTGGTCGCTCCCGGCCTTCACAGCCCCATCATAGTCGTATCTGCAGCTGTAGTCTATGAACCTGGATCCGTTCAGGTAGACGAAGTCGTACCTTACCTTGTCTTTGCTGCTCCGGATTACATGAGAGCAAGTGATGCATCTGCCCTCGATGGGTCTGCTGGTGTCCACATTTCTTATGAGCGAGTCCCTGAGTCCGCATTCCTCCATCGTTCTGAAGAACGTGGGAGCGCCGTTGTCTCTACTTCTCTGCTTGAAGAATGTCATCTCCTCTGCGGAGTAGCCATCGACTTTGGGCTCGTTCGCATCGATACCTACGATGTCCGGCCTCATTTCATCCACCGCTTCGGCATAAGACAGGAACTGGTAGCTCTTGGCCATCACATGGTCGCAACCCGTGATGGAGTGAAGACCGAACACGCGCATGTCCTGCCCCTCCACATGTAGATCTGCCCAAAGGGTCCTGTCCGGCATCAGGGATCTGGGAAGCACACCTGATCCTCTGACCTCTATGTCATCGCTTGCGATTATGGCCACACCAAGCTCGCGGGCCCCACTGTCGTACTTCCCCGGGGGGCGGAAATCCAGAGAATACAGGAATATTCCTTGTCCGCCGAACTCGTCCCGGAGGAGGGATGCCAGTGTCGGCTTCACCTCCTGCAGGATGGCTATGAAGCTCCCCTCGTCGAGGTTCCCCTTCAGGTAGTCTATCTTGTTTTCCGCTCCATTCATGGAGCACACGTTCCAATCCAATATCCTGACCATTTCATCATTTCCTTTTTTAGGGCCATCAGTTTTTCCTGTTGGAAACGCGCTCCCATCGCCACATGATGGGAGAACAGACAGACATTACAGGCTGTGTATAATTACTTCTGTCTGTTATGTTTGTAATCCTCTGATGTTGTCAGCGGTTCTCATGATATCTGTAATCCGCATCACCATTCGGTGAGGAATCTCCAGGCCGGGGATGTGCCCGGATCGGTGAGGTCCATCTCCAGGTCCCTGAACACGCGGAAGTTCCTGAGACGGACGGTCTTGAACATGATGCTGTGATGGGCCTGGATGTTAAAATTATCTTTTGGATTGATACAAAATTCATCATAATTTGATATTATATTTAAACGGATAATCCTGTTTTCCGTTTCTAGGTCGAAATTGACGGTTCTTCTGCGAAGCCCATGGTGTCCTCCATGACGGCCTCTCATGTGCAGGTATACGAAGGGGGATGCGTGCACGCACACGACGGCGTCGTCGAAGCGGATGAGCCATGATTTCTGAGATAATGCACAACCCCCGAACATCCCTCCGCTCATGTTATAACCGACATGCCCTCTGGGCCCCCTCATGTGGGAGCTCTCGGTCCTGGAGTGGTTCGATTCCCTCCACGGGTCCGTCCTGGACCCCGTCATGGTGGGCATCAGCTACAGCGCCACGTCCGGTCTGATATGGTTCGTTCTGGGCTTCCTCATGACATGCTCCCGCAGGTGGCGCAGGTGCGGGGTGTCGGTCATCGTTGCGGTGGCCCTGGCGTACGTCGTGGTGGACGTGATCCTGAAGCCCCTGGTCTGCAGGGACAGGCCGTTCGACGCGGCGGACTTCGACCTTCTCATAGCCGCACCGGACACATGGTCGTTCCCGTCCGGGCACACGGCGTCCGCCTTCGCTGGTGCCGCGGCCGTCCTCATACACAGCAGGAGGTGGGGCGCGTTGGCGATGATCTATGCCGCCCTCGTGGGGGTCTCCCGCATGTACCTGTGCGTCCACTGGCCCACGGACGTCATCGCCGGCGCCCTGGTCGGGACCGCGCTCGCGTTCCTGGCTGTGTGGTTCATGTCCCGCTGGATACCGTACTTCAGGGACCTGGATCGGGACGGCGCCCTGGTCTGATCGGTGACGTGTCAGTTCCTCAGACAGGACAGGGGGATTACGTGGATCCCGTCCTCCCTGGTGTACGCCGCCCCGTCGGCTGTGACCACGGCCATGAACGCCGGTTCGCCCACCTCGTCGGAATCGACCTTGTCCCTGAGCTTCAGCAGGTTCCTCGCACCTTCGTCCGCCCACTTGTCGCTGAGCTTCACCTCCACAGCACCCCATCTTCCCCGGGGCAGATGGACGATGGCGTCCACCTCCAGTCCGTTCTTGTCGCGGTAGTGGCACACGTGTCCGTCCATCGTCTGCGCGTACACCCTGAGGTCCCTCACGACCATGGATTCGAACAGGAGCCCGAAGGTCTCCGGGTCGTGGACGAGGTCTTCCGGCCCCGCATCGAGGAAGTATGCGGCTATCGCTGGATCCGTGATGTGGCGGGTGTCGGACGTGCGTATGGCGGTCTTGGAGCGCAGTCTGGGGGTCCATGCCGGGAGGTCGTCGGTGAGGCAGATGTTATGGAGCAGCCTGAGATATTTGTGGACCGTGTTCGTGCTGACCTCCATGTTCCCTCCCTTTGCCATGTCCTCGCGGATGCTGTCCGCGGACATAGACGATGCAGATCCCCTCGACAGGGATCTGAGAAGCGTATGGAGGGTCTTACCGCTGCGATCCCTCCTGGCTGTCGATTCCTTCTCGGAGTCGCTGTCAAAGTCATAGTCTTTGATTGCCGTGCAGTAGCCTTCGACTTTCTTGTAGCAATCCGCGTCGTTCAGACCGACGGTGTCCGGCCATCCGCCGCGTACGAGCCTTCTTGCCATCCCATAGTAGTCGTACTCGGGAAGGCTGCAAATCGAATCCTGTCCGTCAAACAGATCTCTCAGACTGACCTCTCCTGTGGATTCTCCCGATTCCCACAGGCTCATGGTGCGCATCTTGAGCCTTTTTATGCGGCCTGCCCCAGAATGTTCCAATTCAGATTCCACGATTATCTTCGATCCAGTGAATATGAACTGTCCCTTCGCCTTGCGTTTGTCGATCTGATATCTGGCAGCTCCCCAGAGCTCTGGAATCTTCTGCCATTCGTCTATCAGAACAGGGGTGTTTCCCTCCAAGACCCTCGATGGGTCCAGCATGGCTATCTTGCTGAACCTGTCAAATTGGACCTTGTCTTGCAGATACACCTTGGTTTCAGCGATTTGCTCTGCAGTCGTGGTTTTTCCACACCATTTCGGGCCGGTAATGACCACTCCGCCGAACAGGCGCATATCGTCTTTGATGACATCATCAATCAGGCGCGGCAGATACTCCGAATCCGGGGGTTGGTCCATGCGTTATGAGATGGTGTAGCTTGTATTTATGACTGGCTATTTTGTAATGGTTAGATTTGGCTGAGAATTTGCTTGTAGATTTGGCTATGAAAAATGTTGTAGATTTGGCTGAGAATTTGCTTGTAGATTTGGCTACAAGTCAACAGCGAGAACCGGTGGTTGCTGTCCGCATCCGAACGTCTGGCACATTTGTGGCTACACTGTTGCCACAATTTCACAGAAGGTGCAGGGGGTACTCGCCCCCTGAAATGATTTGCGGTGCTCACTCCATGACGTCGGCCATGGAGTAGACCTTGCCCTTGGCCTGCTTCACGACCCAGCCGGCCGCCATGACGGCGCCGCCGACGAAGATCTCCCTGGAATGGGCCTGGTGGCGGATCTCGATCCTCTCGGAGTTCCCGATGAACATGACGGTGTGGTCGCCGACGATGTCCCCTCCCCTGATGGCGTGGATGCCGATCTCCTTGCCGCGGGGGCAGACGCCCTGCCTCCCGTAGACGAAGTCCTTGCCGCCCATGGCCTCGCTGATAATCTCGGCGGCGGTCATGGCGGTCCCGCTGGGGGCGTCCTGCTTCTGGTTGTGGTGGGCCTCGACGATCTCCACGTCGTAGTCGTTCCCGAGGAGGAGCGCGGCCTGCCTGATCAGCTTGTTGAACACCGCGACCCCGATGGAGTAGTTGGTGGAGATCACTGCCGCCACGTTGTTCCTGACGACGGCGTCGGTGATGCTCTGCTTGACCTCGTCGCTGAGGCCGGTGGTGCCGATGATGAGGTTGACCCCCGCCTCGGCGGCGATGGGGGCGTTGACCGCGGTGGCCTTGGCGATGGTGAAGTCCAGGAGCACGTCGGTCCTGGAGTCCTTCAGGACCTGTGCCAGGTCCTTGGAGTCGGACACGGGGACGCCGAGGGCGCCGGCGCCGACGACCTCTCCGATGTCCCTGCCGATGTTCACGAGGTCGAAGGCCGCGGACACGGTCATACCCTCGGTGGCGAGGATGCGCTTGACGAGCATCTGCCCCATCCTTCCGCAGGCCCCGACGAGGCCCACCCTGACGGGCTCTGAGCTGCATTCGCTGTTCATGGTTATCGTCAAGGCCAACGACGCGGCCATATAAAGGATGTGTGAGAAGGGTGAAAGGTTTGGGCGGGGCCTCGGCCCCGCGGGTGCTCACTGGGCCCTGATGGTCAGGACCTTGCACTCGGCCATCCTGATGACCTTCTCGGCCACGCTGCCGATGAGGTACTTCTTCACGCCGGTCTTCCCCAGCGTGGACATCACGATGAGGTCGTAGTCCTTGGACATCTCCACGATGGTGTCGGCGGGGCGCCCTCCGACGACCATGGTCTCGCACGGGATCCCCGCGGCATCGCACTGGGCCTTCACCGCGGCGACTGCCTCACGTCCCTCCTCGTTCAGTATCTCGGTCACGGACTCGAACATGTCCCCCCTGGCGGTGGACATGGACGTCGCATCCACCACGTACACCGCGGTGACGCTCGCGCCCGTGAGCTTCGAGACCTCGATCGCGGATTCGACCGCGTTCTTGGTGAACGTGCTTCCGTCTGTGGGGACCAGGATCTTCTTCACTGTCATCTGCTTCACTCTCCTTTGTTTCCTCCCTTCCCCTAAGAGTCGGAGGCTCGGACCATGTCGCGGTGGGTTCTGCCGGGGTCCGGCCGCCCCTCCGTTCCATCAGTCATTTGTTGGATGCTTCTGTAGCATATATTTAAATTGGGTTGGACAGTCCATCCAACCGTGTTTAAATACTGGGCCGTTCAGTTAAAATCTTCCGACAAAAATTCACGATTCGGAAATTTGTGAAACAAAATTTACGATTGCGAAAATTATGAAATGAAATTCACGATTAAGAAAATTGAAATATGAAATTCACGGTTAAGAAAAATCAATGGTCAGACTCATCGGCAGAGACAGGGAGGTCCAGGAGCTAGAGGCGTTCGTCTCGGATCCCACCGTGCGCGGATGTGCCGTGTATGGCGTGCGCCAGGTCGGCAAGACGACCCTCCTCCGTCACGTCGCATCGGGACACCGGTCCGTCTACATACAGGCCGTCAAGGGATCGGAGGAGACGATAGTCGAGCGCGCCATGTCGTATGTGCGCGAGTCCTTCACGGTCCAGGACGGTCCGAAGACGCTGTCCGGACTCCTGGACACGATAGGAGTGATATGCTCGGAGGCCCCCACCCTGGTCATCATAGACGAGTATCCCTACATGTCCAAGTCGCTGAAGCATGCCGACAGCATGCTGCAGGGGTTCATAGACGGTCCCCTGGCGGAGACAGGATCGAAGATAATCCTGTGCGGATCCCAGATGTCGTCCATGCTGGACATCGTGAAGGACGACGCCAATCCCCTCTACAACAGGCTCAGATGGAGCATGGAGGTGAGGGAGATGTCTTTCGTCGACACGTGTCTGTTCCATCCGGAGATGGACGATCTGGACCAGATGAGGATGTACATGGTCTTCGGAGGGATGCCCCTCAACCACATCGATTTCTCCGGTCCGTCCTTCAGGGAGGTCATACAGAGGAGGTTCCTCTCGCCAGGTCTGCCTCTGAGCAACATCGCCCGCGCTCGCATCGGGTCGGAGCTCGCGGACGTGGACGCATGCGAATCCATAATCCGTGCCATCGCAGCGGGCCGCACCAGTCTGAAGGAGATAACGCAGCACACCGGAATCAACACCAGCACATGTTCGAAGCACATCGCGAGGATGGAGGGTGTAGGCATAATCGGAAGGTACCATCCGATGGCGGGAGCCCCCGAGAGGCCGAGGTACAGGATAGAGGACGGTCTGGTGGGGCTGTGGTACACGGTGTTCGACGATCTGGACGAGTTCTCGATGCCCGTGGACGTCGGGAAGAGGTACGAACTGGTGGAGAGCGGGATCAACACGTACCTCGGACATCTGTTCGAAAAGTTCTGCGCGGGGTACATGACCCGCCACTACGCCTGCGATGAGATGGGGTCGTGGTGGGGGGTCGAGGTGGACGAGGACGGTGACAGGGTCGGGGTCGACATAGACATCGTCGCGAAGGTCAGGGAGTCGGGCAGGAGGTTGAGCGTGTATGCGGAATGCAGGTTCCGCAACAGGATGATGAAGAAAACCGACCTCGACAGGCTCGAGCGCCGCGCCACAGCGCTGGACGACAGGGCGAACCTGGTCCTGTTCTCCTCGGGCGGTTTCGAGAGGCAGCTCCTGGCCGTGGCCCCGGCGAGGGGCGTCGTGCTGATAGGCGTCGACGAGCTGATGGAAAGGGTCCCCGCCCCCCGCCTGCTGGGCGGGGGCTAGGGGCCGTGAGGCTCACTCGTCCCACTCGGCGAACAGCTTCGTGATGCCCCTCTTGGCGACGGACCAGCAGGGGACGCCGCCGATGAGCACCGCGACCTTGATGGCCTCGAGGATCTCCTCCTTGGTGGCGCCGTAGTTCTTGGCCACCCTGGCCTGGGCGTAGACGCAGTCCTCGCACATCCTGACCGCGACGCAGGACAGCGCCATGAGCCTCTTGGTCTTCCTGTCGAGGGCGCCGTCCTCGACCATCACCCTGTCCATCGTGTGGAGGGTGTCGATGAACGAGGGGTCGAGCTCGTTGATCGCCTTCAGCGTGTCGGGGGCGTAGCCGCCCATTCCCGAGCACATTTGTCCGAACTTGTTGTTACCGCAAGAGGGTCTTTCCTGAGACATGGATGGTGTATCGCGGAGGTCGGACATAACCGATTCCCCCGGACCTGCCGGATTTCAGTGCCGTGAACCAGCTACGGATTCGTTCGCGGTCGATTACGAACGAAAACGAACGAAAAGACGCTCACGTCTCCGAGCCCGATCGGTACGGTGTCCTTCCGCCGAACACGTCCGAGACCACGTCCAGCAGCTCGTCCAGGTTCCCCTGCGAGTTGGCCGCCAGAACCGGGGACGGACGGTCGAACCACACGTCGTCCTCTATGCCGTGGAAGACCCCGCCGGCCGCCTTCACGCAGGTGAGCGCGGCCGCATGGTCCCACGGGGACAGCCTGATCTCGAAGTACATGTCCACCGCGCCCTCGGCGAGCATGGACAGCTCCACCGCCGCCGTGCCGATCCTCCTCAGGTCGTTGATCCTGGGGTACAGCCTCTCCGTGGCCTCGAAGACCCTCGGCGCCAGCTCCTTGCGGTAGCAGCACCAGGCGGTGCTGAGGATGCAGTCCTCCAGCGGCCTGTCGGAAACGTGCACGGGCACGCCGTCCCTCCATGTGCCCCTGCCGATCTCGGAGGTCCACATCCTGCCGCTGAACGGGTTGCAGACCACCCCTATGTGGGGCGAGCCGTCCTTGAACAGGGCGACGGACACCCCGACCTCGGGGATGCCCCTGGAGAAGTTCATGGTCCCGTCGATGGGGTCAACGATCCAGGTGTAGCCCTCCTCCAGTATCGGGGCCTCGTCCCCCTCCTCGCCGACGAACGACGAACCGGGGATCAGCCCGGTGAGCCTCGACTTGAGGAATCTCTCGTTCTCCAGGTCGGCCGACGTGACGATGTTCTCCCTGCCGCCCTTGTCCTCCACGGAGAACCCGTGGGCGGCGGCCACCCTCCTGCCGGATTCCGCGACTATGTCTGCTATCTTCCCGAGCACGCCTCTGCCAGCGGACGATATTGATTTTACCTTTGCGGTGGTTGCGTATGGCATGGCAGCCACGATTTCAGACGACCTCGCCGCGGAGCTCACCGTCCTCCAGCGGCGCATCGTCAACGAGAACCAGCAGGTGCTCGTGATCTTCGAGGGACGCAGCGGGAGGGTCATGGGCCGTGTGATCAACGAGTTCATGAACCTGCTGGAGCCGCGCGGGATCACATACACCCACTTCGTACCCGAGGAGATGTCGTCCCCCAGGGACATGCTCAGGTACATTACCAGGGAGCCGGCGAAGGGGAAGATTTCCATCTACGACCGTTCATGGTACTCCCGCATCGTCGCCGAGGTCAACGAGGGCAGGGACGCGGACGAGTTGCAGAACCTGGCCATGTCCCTGGAGCGCTACTTCTCCAACAACGGGGTCATCATCGTCAAGATCTTCCTCAACATCTCCGACGAGACCATGGACGAGGTCGCCCAGAGGCTCGGGAAGAAGAGGCTAAAGAGCAGCTCGTTCCTGACCGACGACCACATCGACCCGAAGAAGTGGAGGGACAAGATCGTGATGCCCATGATCGCCTCCACCAACACGCCGTTCGCCCCGTGGGACATCGTCGACGTGCAGGACCTGGACATGTGCATGGCCATGGTGGTCCACACCTTCATGGAGAGGGTCGTCCACCGTCTGGAGCACGAGGTCCATCTCCCGCCGAAGACGGTGGAGTCCAGGTACCCCAACCCCAGGAAGGAGGCCGACCTGACGAAGACGGCCAAGAGCTACAAGTCCGAGCTGGAGGAGCTGTCCGCCGACATCGCCAGGCTCCAGCTCAAGCTGGCGGAGTCGGGCAGGTCCATGGTCCTGGTGTTCGAGGGCTGGGACGCCGCCGGCAAGGGAGGGAGCATCAAGCGCCTGGTCAGGTCTCTGAACCCGAGGGGGTACTACGTGGTGCCCGTCGCGGCGCCGGTGGGTGACGAGAAGGTACACACGTACCTCTGGAGGTTCGCGATCAACATGCCGAAGGCCGGGCACATCACCATCTTCGACCGTTCCTGGTACGGCAGGATGATGGTGGAGCCCATCGAGGGCTTCTGCAACGAGGACGAGTACGGACGCTCGGCCAGCCAGATCCGCGGGTTCGAGAAGATGATCTCGGAGCTCGGCGGGATCATCATCAAGTTCTGGATGGAGATCAGCCCGGAGGAGCAGCTGGCCAGGTTCGAGGCCAGGAGGGCCAACCCCGTGAAGTCCTGGAAGATCACCGACGAGGACTGGCGCAACCGCGAGAAGTGGCCGGTGTACGAGGAGTACGTGGACAGGATGATAGAGTCCACCAACACGTCGTTCGCGCCGTGGGTCGTCGTGGAGTCGGAGGACAAGAAGTACGGCAGGCTCAAGGTGCTCAGGACTGTCAGGGACGCCATGAAGGAGGCCCTGGACGATTGAGACGCGGGGGTCGCTCCCCCGCACATTCCGTCGATTGTCGGTATGGGCATTCGACACTCTTATATAGCCCGGGCAGGTTGTCCCGACCAATGGTTGACGAGTTCAAGCAGAAGATCGCAGGGGAGATCACCATCTCCCCGGATCCCGGCAAGACCATCAGGAAATGGAGGGAGGAGTTCGGGCTCTCCCAGCACCAGCTGGCCGACGCCATGGGCGTCTCCCACTCCGTCGTGAGCGACTACGAGTCCGGCAGGCGCAAGTCGCCCGGGGTCAACGTCATCAAGAAGATGGTCGACGCCTTCATAGAGCTCGACATGCAGAACGGCTCGCCCGTGATATCCAGGTACAATCCTAACTACAAGCTGGATTGCATCATATCAATGGACGAGTTCCCCGGAGGGGTGGACGTCGGTGCCTTCATCAACGCCATCTCCGGGAAGAACCTGAACCCGGACAGGGTGCTCTCCAAGTCCATATTCGGATACACGATCGTGGACTCCCTGAAGGCCATCCTCTCCCTGGGTTCGGACGATTATCTCAAGATCTACGGGTGGAACACCGAGAGGGCGCTCATCTTCACGAACGTCCACTACGGGCGCTCCCCCATGGTAGCCGTCCGCGCGCACCCGCTCACGCCCGGGATGGTGGTGTACGTACAGCCGGAGAAGACCGACCCGCTGGCAGTCAAGCTGGCGAGGCTGGAGGGGATCCCGCTGGTCACCACCGACCTGGACGTGGAGGGCGTCGTCGCAAGGATGCAGACCCTCAAGGAGGGGATTTGATGGATGTAGGAATCGTAAGTTACGGAGGATATGTCCCCAGGTACAGGATCAAACCCGAGGAGATCGGGAGGATCTGGGGAGTGGATGGGAAATCTATGGGCAAGGGGCTGATGATCTATCAGAAGTCCGTGCCCTCACCGGACGAGGACGTCGTCACCATCGCCACTGAGGCGGCGAGGTACATGATGGACAGGGTCCCCGAGGTGGACCCCAAGGACATCGGCGCCATCTACGTCGGATCCGAGTCCCATCCCTACGCAGTCAAACCGACCGCGACCATCGTCGCGGAGGCCATCGAGGCCACCCCGCCATGACCGCGGCCGACATGGAGTTCGCGTGCAAGGCGGGAACCGCCGGCATCCAGGCCTGCATGGGTCTGGTCGGCGCGGGCATGGTGAAGTACGGCGTCGCGATCGGCGCCGACACATCCCAGGGAGCCCCCGGGGACGCCCTGGAGTACTCCGCCTCCGCCGGAGGCGCGGCCTACCTGATCGGAAGCGAGAAGGTCATCGCCAGGATCAACAAGACGCTCAGCTTCACCACCGACACCCCCGACTTCTGGAGGAGGGAGGGCCAGCCCTACCCCAAGCACGGAGGAAGGTTCACAGGCGAGCCCGCCTACTTCAGGCACATCACGTCCGCGGCCAAGATGATGCTCGAG
Coding sequences within it:
- a CDS encoding inositol monophosphatase — translated: MLGKIADIVAESGRRVAAAHGFSVEDKGGRENIVTSADLENERFLKSRLTGLIPGSSFVGEEGDEAPILEEGYTWIVDPIDGTMNFSRGIPEVGVSVALFKDGSPHIGVVCNPFSGRMWTSEIGRGTWRDGVPVHVSDRPLEDCILSTAWCCYRKELAPRVFEATERLYPRINDLRRIGTAAVELSMLAEGAVDMYFEIRLSPWDHAAALTCVKAAGGVFHGIEDDVWFDRPSPVLAANSQGNLDELLDVVSDVFGGRTPYRSGSET
- a CDS encoding phosphate--AMP phosphotransferase codes for the protein MAATISDDLAAELTVLQRRIVNENQQVLVIFEGRSGRVMGRVINEFMNLLEPRGITYTHFVPEEMSSPRDMLRYITREPAKGKISIYDRSWYSRIVAEVNEGRDADELQNLAMSLERYFSNNGVIIVKIFLNISDETMDEVAQRLGKKRLKSSSFLTDDHIDPKKWRDKIVMPMIASTNTPFAPWDIVDVQDLDMCMAMVVHTFMERVVHRLEHEVHLPPKTVESRYPNPRKEADLTKTAKSYKSELEELSADIARLQLKLAESGRSMVLVFEGWDAAGKGGSIKRLVRSLNPRGYYVVPVAAPVGDEKVHTYLWRFAINMPKAGHITIFDRSWYGRMMVEPIEGFCNEDEYGRSASQIRGFEKMISELGGIIIKFWMEISPEEQLARFEARRANPVKSWKITDEDWRNREKWPVYEEYVDRMIESTNTSFAPWVVVESEDKKYGRLKVLRTVRDAMKEALDD
- a CDS encoding helix-turn-helix domain-containing protein, which translates into the protein MVDEFKQKIAGEITISPDPGKTIRKWREEFGLSQHQLADAMGVSHSVVSDYESGRRKSPGVNVIKKMVDAFIELDMQNGSPVISRYNPNYKLDCIISMDEFPGGVDVGAFINAISGKNLNPDRVLSKSIFGYTIVDSLKAILSLGSDDYLKIYGWNTERALIFTNVHYGRSPMVAVRAHPLTPGMVVYVQPEKTDPLAVKLARLEGIPLVTTDLDVEGVVARMQTLKEGI